Part of the Prochlorococcus sp. MIT 0603 genome is shown below.
CCTTTCAATATCCCAATATTCAATTGTTCTAATAATGTGAGATTCATCAGTTGTACCTAATTGAATTTCCACCTCATATCTTCCGCTACCATCTGCATCCTGAAGCAAAAGATCCAATCTTCCTGCACCTTGATGGATTCGCTCTTTGTCCTTGAGGATTATGTCTCCTATGCCCAAAATGCATGGGTTGTCAGCAATGATGTCTTGCAACCATCTTTCAGTAAGCTCAGGATGGTTTTAAGTTGAGTTGTTTTAATTGAACGTGCTTCATTTTTGGCTGGCCATCTCATCTATTTCTCAGGTGTATCATTCTCACCCTTCCTAACTAATAGGTTTTTATGGAAAAACGTAACTAAGCGGCCAAAAAAAATAACTCCCTAGCAAGATAAATCCTCCACCTAAGAGGTAAAGAGGATTGGCTTGTATAGAGGTTGCAAATATCTGGGTCATTTGCCGATTAAATATAATCAGGCTCATCCCCATAAAGCTTCTTTTTAATTGATCTAGCTTTTTTATAGAGTTCCATTGTCTCTCTTCTGCCTAAAGCCTCAGCGGCTTCATTCATGGTCTGCACATACTCTTTATTTAATTGTTTTGTGGTCATTAAGATTCCTTTTTGATTGATTTGTTTGTTAATGATTTGGACTTACCAATATCACTGCTGCTTGAGAGTTATGTCCCTAGCTGATCTCGTCTGAGATTAAAAGAAGCTAACACATATTGAGCAAAGAAAGGGTGTTGACAATACCCAGTTATTCTAATTAGTATATCTGTACTACTAGAGAAGAGACATGACTTCAATCTCCTCACCTTATGCAGTATTCCGTGCATCTGATTGGATCCCTGTAGCAGCACAACCTATTGGTCTAAGGCAATGCTTAAGAGTTCAGCCCAAAAAGTTCTACCCAAAAAGCGATATGAAGCAGAGGGTTGGGACTATCTCGAAGAAGGGACTCTCAAGTTGTCACGTTCAGCTTGCGTTTGCGTGACATGTTTTAACTTCCGTTGTTCCTGTGACAAGCATTGCCACACTTCTCTTAGTTGTTGTTCTCACCATTGCCTTGTTCTGCAAGGAGCGAATTTAACTAGTAAATGTCCTCTATGGCATAAAAACTATGAGGATAAATTTGGTTTCTGTCCTGAGGCTGCTTAACAAATGACAAAAGATCAACTTGCTCTCAAAATATCCATAGCAATGCATAAGTCTCCCAATGCACGCTTAGACAACGTTAACGCATATCTCAATACTTATCAGTGTTTGTCTAATTATTTTAAGGAACTTTCGATGGGTGATGTCGAAGGAATTGCAACCCAGTATGGAGTAAAAGCCTAGTCGTTTCACCTCTGTCATGACAGAGGTACGGTCTTCGATTTGATCTATATGCCTTATATGTGGTAGAGATAGAGGTTCGATATCAACTCCAAATGTCTCAACTAAAAATTAATGTGTCTCCAAAAGCGGAGGCAATGATTGCAACATTACAGAAGGAGATTTTTAACCGTCGTCGTAAGAAAATCACTGCACAAGGTGTAGTTGAGTCTCTTGTTGAAAGCGGAGCTAAGTCTCAATCTGACAAGCGTTATGCTTCTTCTTGGAAGAACCTAATCAAGGATATTGAGAAGGCTGCTAAACAAACAGAAGTGCATGGCAACAAGCCATCGAATGTAACTGCAGAAGAGTGGGCGATGCTTGTAGCACATCGCACACGTAAGGGCGCTACTGCTAAGAAAGCAGCTCCTAAGAAGGCTGCTAAGAAGGCTGTAAAGAAAACAACTGTTAAGAAAGCGGCTGCTAAGAAGCTAGCCGCTAAGAAGCCAGCCGCTAAGAAGGCAGTTGCTAAGAAAGCTGTAGCTAAGAAGGCTATACCTGCAAAAGCCGCAGCTCCAAGAAAAGCTAGACGAGCAAAGAGAGCTCCTGCTAAGGCAGTAGCAGCTAAGCTTGCTTAAGCTTCTCTTTGTAGTAATCAATGATCTTCTGAGCGTTCTCGTTGGTCAGACAGCTAATCCTTGAGCTGGCTGGTATGTCTAATAAGACGCAGATGGCAATTATGTCGTCTGCGTCTTTTTGTAGTTGCTCGGACAGTTCTAGGACTCTTAGTGTCTTACTCATTACTCGGAATCATTGGCTTTGTTTGCTATGTCTTCCAAATTTTTTATTTGTTCTTTGGTCTGTCTTGTACGACTTGGTGTTTTAAAATCAAACCATCCTTGTTCTTTTATTCCTCGTTGAATCGCAGCCGACATCGCACCAAAAAAGAAAGTTGCTATCAGCAAAAGAATCAACCTATAAGTATCAAAACTTTGGCCGTTTCCTGCTATTGAATTAAGAGGGTCAAATGAATCCATTAGGCTTGTTGAGAAAGAAATTTATGGCCAATGGAAGAACTAACCAAAAGAGTGGAAGAGCTTGAGAGGAGAGTCCAACATTTAGAAGCAGTGCTGCGATACCAAGCAAAGAAAAGCAAATAAGCTCTTTTCTCATTTATACACTCCAATATTCGTCTTTAGACAAATGGAGCTAGCCAATGCTCCATTTAGATCGACTCTTAAGTTCATCCTATGAAACTAGAATAAGAATTTCTTTGTTGTTGACCGAAAAAAGCTAAATAGTACATATCTCTGTAAGAATATATAAATCAATGGAGTTTCTTTCTTTAAGGCTTTTTCTGCATATGCTGCTCGTTTTAATTTGAGGAATTCAATGAAAAACTTACTCGTCTTATTGTTTGGGGTAAAACAACATCTGTTGATGCAAAATTGATTTATGGAAAATGACTTTGCTGCTGTTGCTCAAAAATATTTTTTGTATATACTCGTGGGCATTGCTCTCTTTATAGTAATTGGAGCAGTTGTCTTCTTGATCTCTTCAATCCTATAAAGCTACATAATAAAAATATGAC
Proteins encoded:
- a CDS encoding galactose oxidase — translated: MLKSSAQKVLPKKRYEAEGWDYLEEGTLKLSRSACVCVTCFNFRCSCDKHCHTSLSCCSHHCLVLQGANLTSKCPLWHKNYEDKFGFCPEAA
- a CDS encoding translation initiation factor IF-2 N-terminal domain-containing protein, which produces MSKTLRVLELSEQLQKDADDIIAICVLLDIPASSRISCLTNENAQKIIDYYKEKLKQA